In the genome of Sphingomonas naphthae, one region contains:
- a CDS encoding aminopeptidase P family protein, with amino-acid sequence MSTYEDRLKALRDELARRRLDGFVVPLTDEHMSEYVGAYAQRLAWLTGFQGSAGSAVVLPADAAIFVDGRYTLQVREQVDGALWQYQSVPQTSAAEWLGAHAGSGARIGYDPWLHTKDWVVQATRALAASGAELVAVDTNPIDAIWPDKPQPSAARLVVQPDDLAGRSSADKRQTIADTLTEAGADAAVLSALDSIAWTFNVRGADVDHTPVALAYALVHADGTADLFVAPEKLDDSVRQHLGNAVRVHDRAAFRPALASLAGKSVIVDPERAVSAIFGTLEEAGAKILARRDPAVLPKAMKNATEIAGHRAAQARDGAALVRYLHWLSIEAPKGGLTELSAAAHLRALRDETGVLKDLSFGTISAAGPNGASPHYSVTEESDRRIEPGTLYLVDSGGQYQDGTTDVTRTIAVGTPTQEMRTRFTLVLKGHIALARAVFPEGTRGGQLDTLARQFLWSHGLDYAHGTGHGVGAYLAVHEGPQRIAPVGGAYVGGDEPLRAGMILSNEPGYYKAGEYGIRIENLILVEPRDVAGAEKPCLGFETLTFAPIDASLIDVALLDSTELTWLNAYHAQVLAIVGPRVEGEVKAWLGGACRPLGE; translated from the coding sequence ATGTCCACCTATGAAGATCGCCTCAAGGCGCTCCGCGACGAACTCGCCCGCCGCCGGCTCGACGGTTTCGTCGTGCCGCTTACCGACGAGCATATGAGCGAATATGTCGGCGCTTATGCCCAGCGGCTGGCGTGGCTGACCGGCTTTCAGGGATCGGCCGGATCGGCGGTTGTGCTGCCGGCCGACGCCGCGATCTTCGTCGACGGGCGCTATACGTTGCAGGTGCGCGAGCAGGTCGATGGCGCCTTGTGGCAATATCAGTCGGTGCCGCAGACCAGTGCCGCCGAATGGCTCGGCGCCCATGCCGGGTCGGGCGCGCGGATCGGTTATGATCCGTGGCTGCATACCAAGGATTGGGTGGTGCAGGCGACCCGAGCGCTGGCCGCCAGCGGCGCCGAACTGGTCGCGGTGGACACCAATCCGATCGACGCCATCTGGCCCGACAAGCCCCAGCCCTCGGCCGCGCGCCTTGTCGTCCAGCCCGACGATCTCGCCGGGCGCTCCTCGGCCGACAAGCGCCAGACGATCGCCGATACGCTGACCGAGGCGGGCGCCGACGCCGCCGTCCTCTCCGCGCTCGATTCGATCGCCTGGACGTTCAACGTGCGCGGCGCGGATGTCGATCACACCCCCGTCGCGCTGGCCTATGCGCTGGTCCATGCCGACGGCACCGCCGATCTGTTCGTCGCGCCCGAAAAGCTCGACGACAGCGTGCGCCAGCATCTCGGCAATGCGGTGCGCGTGCACGACCGCGCCGCCTTCCGCCCGGCGCTGGCCTCGCTCGCCGGCAAGAGCGTGATCGTCGATCCCGAGCGTGCCGTCTCGGCCATCTTCGGCACGCTGGAGGAGGCGGGCGCGAAGATCCTCGCCCGGCGTGATCCGGCCGTGCTGCCGAAGGCGATGAAGAACGCCACCGAGATCGCCGGCCACCGCGCCGCGCAGGCGCGCGACGGGGCCGCCCTGGTACGCTACCTGCACTGGCTCTCGATCGAGGCGCCCAAGGGGGGGCTCACCGAATTGTCCGCCGCCGCGCACCTCCGCGCGCTGCGCGACGAAACCGGCGTGCTGAAGGATCTGTCGTTCGGCACCATCTCGGCCGCCGGCCCCAACGGCGCCAGCCCGCACTACAGCGTCACCGAGGAAAGCGATCGCCGCATCGAGCCGGGCACGCTCTACCTCGTCGATTCGGGCGGGCAATATCAGGACGGCACGACCGACGTGACCCGCACCATCGCGGTGGGCACGCCGACGCAGGAGATGCGCACCCGCTTCACCCTCGTCCTCAAGGGCCATATCGCGCTCGCCCGCGCGGTCTTTCCGGAAGGGACGCGCGGCGGCCAGCTCGATACGCTCGCCCGCCAGTTCCTGTGGAGCCACGGCCTCGATTACGCCCATGGCACCGGCCATGGCGTCGGCGCCTATCTCGCGGTGCACGAGGGGCCGCAGCGCATCGCCCCGGTCGGCGGGGCGTATGTCGGCGGGGACGAGCCGTTGCGCGCGGGCATGATCCTCTCCAACGAGCCCGGTTACTACAAGGCGGGCGAGTACGGCATCCGCATCGAGAACCTCATCCTCGTCGAGCCGCGCGACGTGGCCGGGGCCGAAAAACCCTGCCTCGGCTTCGAGACGCTCACCTTCGCGCCGATCGACGCCAGCCTGATCGACGTCGCCCTACTCGACTCCACCGAACTTACATGGTTGAATGCCTATCATGCGCAGGTGCTGGCGATCGTCGGCCCCCGTGTGGAAGGCGAGGTGAAGGCGTGGCTCGGGGGGGCCTGCCGCCCGCTGGGAGAGTGA
- a CDS encoding glutathione peroxidase, protein MGKVSAVAGFAILGLCAAVYAAHPEIPATPPMAAAQAARMKATDFQLVAIDGAPLPLKKFKGQVVLLVNTASFCGFTPQYEALQKIQTEYKPKGFTVLGVPSADFGGQEYAKNSEIAGFCKSKFGINFPLTEKSDVVGPQAIPIYKWAAAKMGADNTPKWNFHKYLIGKNGQIVAAFGSKATPDSPEVRAAIEGALKKG, encoded by the coding sequence ATGGGCAAGGTTTCCGCGGTCGCCGGTTTCGCCATCCTGGGCCTCTGCGCGGCGGTCTATGCCGCCCACCCCGAAATCCCGGCCACTCCGCCGATGGCGGCGGCACAGGCGGCCAGGATGAAGGCGACCGATTTCCAGCTCGTCGCGATCGACGGCGCGCCGCTCCCGCTCAAGAAGTTCAAGGGACAGGTCGTCCTGCTCGTCAACACCGCCAGCTTCTGCGGCTTCACCCCGCAGTACGAGGCGCTCCAGAAGATCCAGACCGAATATAAGCCCAAGGGCTTCACCGTGCTCGGCGTGCCCTCGGCCGATTTCGGCGGGCAGGAATATGCCAAGAACAGCGAGATCGCGGGCTTCTGCAAATCCAAGTTCGGCATCAATTTCCCGCTGACGGAGAAATCCGACGTGGTCGGCCCGCAGGCGATCCCGATCTACAAATGGGCCGCCGCCAAGATGGGCGCGGACAACACGCCCAAGTGGAACTTCCACAAATATCTGATCGGCAAGAACGGCCAGATCGTCGCCGCCTTCGGCAGCAAGGCGACCCCCGACAGCCCCGAAGTGCGCGCCGCGATCGAGGGTGCGCTGAAGAAGGGCTGA
- a CDS encoding DUF4349 domain-containing protein, protein MRTTIAGLAMGLLLLAGCSKPAPDGGAPDVAEEAKGPDVGATPAAGVAMTYSYVFRVPVARVAALQEVHAAQCEALGVARCRVAFMTYRVQPQRRIVASLEVMLAPDIARAFGKRGIDAVVAQGGMLTSADINSEDVGVAVASGDRTGVSVDQEQRDLTAQLQKPGLGSAERTQIQTRLAQLADGRRQAQTARDEAQRKLAGTPMRFAYESGEVDPGFSDGPILGALKDGWSNIVWGSAALLVIFITLLPWGLLLAAVIWISRRWITPLLDAKRPGDGG, encoded by the coding sequence ATGCGGACGACGATCGCCGGCCTCGCGATGGGCCTCCTGCTTCTTGCCGGATGCAGCAAGCCTGCGCCCGACGGTGGTGCGCCAGACGTCGCCGAGGAGGCGAAGGGTCCGGATGTCGGCGCCACGCCGGCGGCGGGTGTAGCGATGACCTACAGCTACGTCTTTCGCGTGCCGGTCGCGCGGGTGGCGGCGCTTCAGGAAGTCCATGCCGCACAATGCGAGGCGCTGGGCGTGGCACGCTGTCGCGTGGCCTTCATGACCTATCGGGTCCAGCCGCAGCGCCGGATCGTGGCATCGCTGGAGGTGATGCTGGCGCCCGACATCGCGCGGGCGTTCGGCAAGCGCGGCATCGATGCGGTCGTGGCGCAAGGCGGGATGCTCACCTCGGCTGATATAAACAGCGAGGATGTCGGCGTGGCGGTCGCGAGCGGCGATCGGACTGGCGTCAGTGTCGATCAGGAGCAGCGCGACCTGACGGCGCAACTCCAGAAGCCGGGGCTGGGCTCGGCCGAGCGCACGCAAATCCAGACGCGGCTGGCCCAACTCGCCGATGGGCGGAGGCAGGCGCAGACCGCGCGCGACGAGGCTCAGCGCAAGCTGGCCGGCACACCGATGCGCTTCGCCTATGAATCGGGCGAAGTGGATCCGGGCTTCAGCGATGGTCCGATCCTCGGCGCCCTCAAGGATGGCTGGTCGAACATCGTCTGGGGCTCGGCGGCCCTGCTGGTGATCTTCATCACGCTGCTGCCGTGGGGGCTGTTGCTCGCGGCGGTAATCTGGATTTCGCGGCGGTGGATCACGCCGCTGCTGGACGCGAAGCGACCCGGCGACGGCGGTTGA
- a CDS encoding class I SAM-dependent methyltransferase, whose amino-acid sequence MNPAGPPSDGWAESAGAWIADMGEEGDFGRRFVLDEPMLRLATAAAPATALDVGCGEGRFCRMLRANGIATVGVDPTEALIDRARARDPAGDYRLGRGEALDLPDAGFDLVVSYLSLIDMPDVAAAIAEMARVLRPGGTLLIANLNGFNTAGQTLGWMQDLSGNSHFGMDHYLDERADWIEWRGIRVQNWHRPLGRYMELLLGAGLTLTHFSEPAPTGGDARRVKRYRRAPWFLVMAWTRPGV is encoded by the coding sequence GTGAATCCCGCAGGGCCGCCGTCCGACGGCTGGGCGGAATCAGCCGGGGCGTGGATCGCCGACATGGGCGAGGAGGGCGATTTCGGCCGCCGCTTCGTCCTCGACGAACCGATGCTGCGGCTGGCGACGGCCGCCGCGCCCGCCACCGCGCTCGACGTCGGCTGCGGCGAAGGGCGCTTCTGCCGGATGCTGCGCGCCAACGGCATCGCGACGGTGGGCGTGGACCCGACCGAAGCCCTGATCGACCGGGCCCGCGCGCGCGATCCGGCGGGCGACTATCGCCTTGGCCGGGGCGAGGCGCTTGATTTGCCCGACGCCGGCTTCGATCTGGTCGTCAGCTATCTCTCGCTGATCGACATGCCCGATGTCGCGGCCGCCATCGCGGAAATGGCGCGCGTGCTGCGCCCCGGCGGCACCCTGCTGATCGCCAATCTCAACGGCTTCAACACCGCCGGGCAGACGCTCGGCTGGATGCAGGATCTGTCGGGCAATTCGCATTTCGGGATGGATCATTATCTCGACGAACGCGCCGACTGGATCGAATGGCGTGGCATCCGCGTGCAAAACTGGCATCGCCCGCTCGGCCGCTACATGGAATTGCTGCTGGGCGCGGGCCTCACCTTGACCCATTTCTCCGAACCCGCCCCCACCGGCGGCGATGCCCGCCGCGTCAAACGCTACCGCCGCGCGCCGTGGTTCCTGGTTATGGCGTGGACCCGGCCGGGGGTTTGA
- a CDS encoding dihydroorotase, translated as MPAPTYDLILKNGIVWTPGGPVETSIGVRDGTIVALGATGDAGETVDCSGLTILPGVIDSQVHFREPGLEAKEDLESGSRAAVLGGVTAVFEMPNTKPNTDSAEAIADKLARAKDRMWCDHAFYVGATNNNAPDLAELERLPGTAGVKIFMGASTGDLLVSDDGNLARVLASGHRRVAIHAEDEERMQARMGERIEGDPASHPVWRDDESALLATRRILRLAREAKRRIHILHITTPAELELIARHKDLATCEVTPQHLTLAGEEAYPTIGTFAQMNPPIRSAAHRDGLWHWLNQGVPDVLGSDHAPHTLEEKAKPYPASPSGMPGVQTLLPLMLNHVAEGRLTLARLIELTSAGPQRVFGLTRKGRIAAGYDADFTVVDLKARWTIEESWLASRCGWSPFTGKAITGKPIGTFIRGNKVMWEATLAPQAIGAPVRFDPVVWG; from the coding sequence ATGCCAGCGCCCACCTACGATCTGATCCTCAAGAACGGCATCGTCTGGACGCCCGGCGGCCCGGTCGAAACCTCCATCGGCGTGCGCGACGGCACGATCGTGGCGCTGGGCGCCACCGGAGACGCGGGCGAGACGGTCGATTGCAGCGGCCTCACCATCCTGCCCGGCGTGATCGACAGCCAGGTTCATTTCCGCGAGCCGGGGCTGGAGGCCAAGGAAGATCTGGAGAGCGGCAGCCGCGCCGCCGTGCTGGGCGGCGTGACGGCGGTGTTCGAAATGCCCAACACCAAGCCCAATACCGATTCGGCCGAGGCCATCGCCGACAAGCTGGCCCGCGCGAAGGACCGGATGTGGTGCGACCATGCCTTCTACGTCGGCGCCACCAACAACAACGCGCCGGACCTTGCCGAACTGGAGCGGCTGCCCGGCACGGCGGGGGTGAAGATCTTTATGGGCGCCTCCACCGGCGACCTGCTCGTGTCGGACGATGGCAATCTCGCCCGCGTGCTGGCGAGCGGCCACCGCAGGGTCGCGATCCACGCCGAGGACGAGGAGCGGATGCAGGCGCGGATGGGCGAGCGGATCGAGGGCGACCCCGCCAGCCACCCCGTCTGGCGCGACGACGAGAGCGCGTTGCTCGCCACCCGCCGCATCCTGCGCCTCGCGCGGGAGGCGAAGCGCCGCATCCACATCCTCCACATCACCACGCCCGCCGAACTGGAGCTGATCGCGCGGCACAAGGATCTGGCAACCTGCGAGGTCACGCCGCAGCATCTGACCCTGGCGGGCGAGGAGGCCTATCCGACGATCGGCACCTTCGCCCAGATGAACCCGCCGATTCGCTCGGCCGCGCACCGCGACGGCCTGTGGCACTGGCTCAACCAGGGCGTGCCCGACGTGCTGGGTTCGGATCACGCGCCGCACACGCTGGAGGAAAAGGCCAAACCCTATCCCGCCTCGCCCTCCGGCATGCCCGGCGTGCAGACCTTGCTGCCCTTGATGCTGAACCATGTGGCGGAAGGCCGCCTTACGCTCGCCCGCCTGATCGAGCTGACCTCCGCCGGCCCGCAGCGCGTGTTCGGGCTCACTCGGAAGGGGAGGATCGCGGCGGGCTATGACGCCGATTTCACCGTCGTCGATCTGAAGGCGCGCTGGACGATCGAGGAAAGCTGGCTCGCCTCGCGCTGCGGCTGGTCGCCCTTCACCGGCAAGGCAATCACCGGCAAGCCGATCGGCACCTTCATTCGCGGCAACAAGGTGATGTGGGAAGCGACGCTCGCGCCTCAGGCGATCGGCGCGCCGGTGCGCTTCGATCCGGTCGTGTGGGGGTGA
- a CDS encoding YgfZ/GcvT domain-containing protein has product MEAMTMLADRALLRLSGPDVRGFLQGLVTSDVTGPLPVWAGLLSAQGKALFDFLLWADGDDILIDCEDIQADALARRLGLYRLRRPITIARDPALAVHWALDGDAEPDPRLPALGRRWIAPPGAAAEGWRPHRLSLGVTEGMAELGTDKTLWLEANAAELNGVSFTKGCYVGQENTARMNWRQKVSRRLVVVRAGSDPGEAANVWYPDLRLAVARRRVEALAGADDVLMPDWLEQALRAAPE; this is encoded by the coding sequence ATGGAAGCCATGACCATGCTCGCCGACCGCGCCCTGCTCCGCCTGTCCGGCCCCGATGTGCGGGGCTTCCTGCAAGGGCTGGTCACGTCCGACGTGACCGGGCCGCTGCCGGTGTGGGCGGGGCTGCTCTCGGCGCAGGGCAAGGCGCTGTTCGATTTCCTGCTGTGGGCCGATGGCGACGACATCCTGATCGATTGCGAGGACATTCAGGCCGACGCGCTGGCCCGCCGCCTCGGCCTCTATCGCCTGCGCCGCCCGATCACGATCGCGCGCGATCCGGCGCTGGCGGTGCATTGGGCGCTGGATGGTGACGCCGAGCCCGATCCGCGCCTGCCCGCGCTCGGCCGCCGCTGGATCGCGCCGCCGGGGGCCGCCGCAGAGGGCTGGCGCCCGCACCGCCTGTCGCTCGGCGTGACGGAGGGCATGGCCGAACTCGGCACCGACAAGACCCTGTGGCTGGAGGCTAACGCCGCCGAACTGAACGGCGTGAGCTTCACCAAGGGCTGCTATGTCGGCCAGGAGAATACCGCGCGGATGAACTGGCGGCAGAAAGTGTCGCGCCGGCTGGTGGTGGTGCGCGCCGGGAGCGATCCGGGCGAGGCGGCGAACGTCTGGTATCCCGATCTCCGCCTCGCGGTGGCGCGGCGGCGGGTGGAGGCGCTGGCGGGCGCCGACGACGTGCTGATGCCCGACTGGCTCGAGCAGGCGTTGCGCGCGGCGCCGGAATAA
- a CDS encoding arginase family protein, whose amino-acid sequence MTSPTFIGLPRADLAALDSPSAVVLGAAEASPYVKGVASHAAKAPAALRAASMQFAGSLAQYDFDIDQTFFPAKGEHRGMVDAGDVTTTTYDAEGNRAAIEAAVRRVLTAGAVPIMLGGDDSVPIPTIAAFADEGRLTILQVDAHVDWADVIRGNAYGYGSPMRRAAEMAHVTGMVQVGIRGLGSGEKWQHDDARNWGSHIVTSYDWHDRGPAAALDHIPAGGRVFISIDCDGIDPAVLPAVNMPTPGGLSYEDMIRLVRGVAAKATIAGLALVEYVPERDDTHRLSGLVAARLATAIMGLAVAQRE is encoded by the coding sequence ATGACCAGCCCCACCTTCATCGGCCTGCCCCGCGCCGATCTCGCCGCGCTCGACAGCCCCAGCGCCGTCGTCCTCGGCGCCGCCGAAGCCTCGCCCTATGTGAAGGGTGTCGCCAGCCATGCCGCCAAGGCGCCGGCCGCGCTGCGCGCCGCGTCGATGCAATTCGCCGGGTCGCTGGCGCAATATGATTTCGACATCGACCAGACCTTCTTCCCGGCCAAGGGCGAGCATCGTGGCATGGTGGATGCGGGCGATGTGACAACCACCACCTACGATGCCGAGGGCAATCGCGCCGCGATCGAGGCGGCGGTGCGGCGGGTGCTGACGGCGGGCGCGGTGCCGATCATGCTGGGCGGGGACGACAGCGTGCCGATCCCGACGATCGCCGCCTTCGCCGACGAAGGCCGGCTGACGATCCTCCAGGTGGACGCGCACGTCGATTGGGCCGACGTGATCCGGGGCAATGCCTATGGCTATGGCTCGCCGATGCGCCGCGCCGCCGAGATGGCGCATGTCACCGGCATGGTGCAGGTCGGCATCCGGGGCCTCGGCTCGGGCGAGAAGTGGCAGCATGACGATGCGCGGAACTGGGGCAGCCATATCGTCACCAGCTACGACTGGCACGATCGCGGGCCGGCCGCCGCGCTCGACCATATTCCCGCCGGCGGGCGCGTGTTCATCTCGATCGACTGCGACGGCATCGATCCCGCCGTGCTCCCCGCCGTCAACATGCCCACCCCCGGCGGGCTGAGCTATGAGGACATGATCCGGCTGGTGCGCGGCGTGGCCGCCAAGGCGACGATCGCGGGGCTCGCGCTGGTCGAATATGTGCCGGAGCGCGACGACACGCACCGGCTGTCGGGCCTCGTCGCGGCGCGGCTGGCGACGGCGATCATGGGGCTCGCCGTCGCCCAGCGGGAATGA
- a CDS encoding AraC family transcriptional regulator — protein sequence MRDTSLDLWHQRIGRAAALLTARLDDPPALEELASAAAVSPFHFHRIWRALTGETVAETVRRLRIEGAQAMLAAGGGSVTEAAMASGFGTPQSFARAFRRQTGMSPSDWRARPALALVGDRPPAPIEIVWRDAIEVVALRRTGGAYANLNASFQAVWDWAEGAGRLEGFTGLYGIPHDDPASVPVDALRYDACLALGAASPPAPFHSVTLAAGDHAVIRHVGDYDALEAIDQYLVGEWLPASGREPADAPLIHHFLTDPENTPVEQWTTDVLLPLRP from the coding sequence ATGCGCGATACGTCCCTCGACCTGTGGCACCAACGGATCGGCCGCGCCGCCGCCTTGCTCACCGCGCGGCTCGACGATCCGCCCGCACTGGAGGAACTGGCTTCGGCGGCGGCGGTGTCGCCCTTCCATTTCCACCGCATCTGGCGCGCGCTGACCGGCGAGACCGTCGCCGAGACGGTGCGGCGGCTGCGGATCGAGGGCGCGCAGGCGATGTTGGCGGCGGGCGGCGGCAGCGTGACCGAGGCGGCGATGGCGTCCGGGTTCGGCACGCCGCAGAGCTTCGCCCGCGCCTTCCGCCGCCAGACCGGCATGAGCCCGAGCGACTGGCGTGCCCGGCCCGCGCTGGCGCTGGTCGGCGATCGGCCGCCCGCGCCGATCGAGATCGTCTGGCGCGACGCAATCGAGGTGGTGGCGCTGCGCCGCACCGGCGGGGCCTACGCCAACCTCAACGCCAGCTTCCAGGCGGTGTGGGACTGGGCCGAGGGCGCGGGGCGGCTTGAGGGGTTTACCGGACTCTACGGCATCCCCCATGATGATCCGGCGAGCGTGCCGGTCGACGCGCTGCGCTACGACGCCTGCCTCGCCCTCGGCGCGGCAAGCCCGCCCGCCCCCTTCCACAGCGTCACACTCGCCGCCGGCGATCATGCGGTGATCCGCCATGTCGGCGATTACGACGCGCTGGAGGCGATCGACCAATATCTTGTCGGCGAATGGCTCCCCGCCTCCGGCCGCGAACCGGCCGACGCGCCGCTGATCCACCATTTCCTGACCGACCCGGAAAACACCCCGGTCGAGCAATGGACGACCGACGTGCTGCTGCCGCTCAGGCCCTGA
- the acnA gene encoding aconitate hydratase AcnA: protein MTAVGQDTLNTRDTLDVGGKTIAFYSLAKAAETLGDVSRLPFSMKVLLENLLRFEDGSTVTVDDLKAMVQWISDRSSEREIQYRPARVLMQDFTGVPCVVDLAAMRDAMSKLGGDPQKINPLVPVHLVIDHSVMVDEFGNPKAFQDNVDLEYQRNMERYEFLRWGSKALDNFKVVPPGTGICHQVNLENIAQTTWVSKGVDGELIAYPDTLVGTDSHTTMVNGLGVLGWGVGGIEAEAAMLGQPVSMLIPEVVGFKLTGTLSEGITATDLVLTVTQMLRAKGVVGRFVEFYGPGLDSLSLADRATIANMAPEYGATCGFFPVDSATINYLRLTGRDEWQIELVEAYAKAQGMWRTAGAPDPVFTDTLALDMSTVQPSLAGPKRPQDRVLLSNVDDNFNNELVKGYKKTGEADVRVDVDGAEYQVGHGDVVIAAITSCTNTSNPNVLVAAGLVARKAHALGLTSKPWVKTSLSPGSQVVTDYLNKSKLTDDLNALGFNLTGYGCMTCIGNSGPLPAPISKAINENDLVAASVLSGNRNFEGRVSPDVRANFLASPPLVVAYAIKGTVREDITTEPIGQTPEGKNVFLKDIWPTNQEVTDVITSVIDSEMYRTRYANVFEGDRKWRAINIEGSDRYTWSAGSTYVANPPYFEGLSMTPAPVSDIIEARPLAILGDSITTDHISPAGSIKADSPAGRYLQEHQVARADFNSYGARRGNHEVMMRGTFANIRIKNEMVPGIEGGMTKYIPTGEAMAIYDAAMRYKADGTPLVVVAGKEYGTGSSRDWAAKGTNLLGVRAVIAESFERIHRSNLVGMGVLPLQFPEGTDRASLKLDGTERFTIENVASLRPRQTVTVKLIRADGSEESFDARCRIDTVNELEYFLNGGILQYVLRKLAA, encoded by the coding sequence ATGACCGCCGTCGGACAGGACACGCTCAACACTCGCGATACGCTGGACGTCGGAGGCAAGACGATTGCCTTCTACTCGCTCGCCAAGGCCGCCGAGACGCTGGGCGATGTAAGCCGCCTGCCTTTTTCGATGAAGGTGCTGTTGGAGAACCTGCTGCGTTTCGAGGACGGATCGACCGTCACCGTCGATGATCTGAAGGCGATGGTGCAGTGGATCAGCGATCGATCGTCCGAGCGCGAGATCCAGTATCGCCCGGCGCGCGTGTTGATGCAGGATTTCACCGGCGTGCCTTGCGTCGTCGATCTGGCGGCTATGCGTGACGCCATGTCGAAGCTGGGCGGCGATCCGCAGAAGATCAATCCGCTGGTGCCGGTTCACCTCGTGATCGATCATTCGGTGATGGTCGACGAGTTCGGCAATCCCAAGGCGTTCCAGGACAATGTCGATCTCGAATATCAGCGCAACATGGAGCGTTACGAGTTCCTGCGCTGGGGCAGCAAGGCGCTCGACAATTTCAAGGTGGTGCCGCCCGGCACCGGCATCTGCCATCAGGTGAACCTCGAGAATATCGCGCAGACGACCTGGGTGTCGAAGGGCGTCGATGGCGAGCTGATCGCCTATCCCGATACTTTGGTCGGCACGGACAGCCACACCACGATGGTCAACGGTCTCGGCGTGCTCGGCTGGGGCGTCGGCGGGATCGAGGCGGAGGCCGCCATGCTCGGCCAGCCGGTGTCGATGCTCATCCCCGAAGTCGTCGGCTTCAAGCTGACGGGCACGCTTTCCGAAGGTATCACCGCGACCGACCTTGTGCTGACGGTGACGCAGATGCTGCGCGCCAAGGGCGTCGTCGGCCGCTTCGTCGAATTCTACGGGCCCGGCCTCGATTCGCTCAGCCTGGCGGATCGCGCGACCATCGCCAACATGGCGCCCGAATATGGCGCGACCTGCGGCTTCTTCCCGGTGGACAGCGCCACGATCAACTACCTCCGCCTGACCGGGCGCGACGAGTGGCAGATCGAGCTGGTCGAGGCCTATGCCAAGGCGCAGGGCATGTGGCGCACGGCCGGCGCGCCGGACCCGGTGTTTACCGATACGCTGGCCCTCGACATGTCGACCGTGCAGCCGTCGCTGGCGGGGCCGAAGCGACCGCAGGATCGCGTGCTGCTGTCCAACGTGGACGACAATTTCAACAACGAGCTGGTCAAGGGCTACAAGAAGACCGGCGAGGCCGACGTGCGCGTCGATGTCGACGGTGCCGAATATCAGGTCGGCCATGGCGACGTGGTGATCGCCGCCATCACCAGCTGCACCAACACCTCCAACCCCAACGTGCTGGTCGCGGCCGGCCTCGTCGCGCGCAAGGCCCATGCGCTGGGCCTGACGAGCAAGCCGTGGGTCAAGACCTCGCTGTCGCCGGGCAGCCAGGTGGTGACGGACTATCTCAACAAGTCCAAGCTGACCGACGATCTGAACGCGCTCGGCTTCAACCTGACCGGCTACGGCTGCATGACCTGCATCGGCAATTCCGGGCCGCTGCCCGCGCCGATCAGCAAGGCGATCAACGAGAACGACCTCGTCGCCGCCTCGGTCCTGTCGGGCAACCGCAATTTCGAGGGGCGCGTGTCGCCCGACGTACGCGCCAATTTCCTCGCCTCGCCGCCGCTCGTCGTCGCTTATGCGATCAAGGGCACCGTGCGCGAGGACATCACCACCGAGCCGATCGGCCAGACGCCCGAGGGCAAGAACGTCTTCCTGAAGGACATCTGGCCGACCAACCAGGAGGTGACCGACGTCATCACCTCGGTGATCGACAGCGAGATGTATCGCACCCGCTACGCCAACGTGTTCGAGGGCGACCGCAAGTGGCGCGCGATCAACATCGAGGGATCGGATCGCTACACCTGGTCGGCGGGCTCGACCTATGTCGCCAACCCGCCCTATTTCGAGGGTCTCTCGATGACGCCGGCGCCCGTGTCCGACATCATCGAGGCGCGGCCGCTCGCCATCCTCGGCGATTCGATCACGACCGATCACATCAGCCCGGCGGGCTCGATCAAGGCGGACAGCCCGGCCGGCCGCTACCTTCAGGAGCATCAGGTCGCCCGCGCCGATTTCAACAGCTACGGCGCGCGGCGCGGCAACCATGAAGTGATGATGCGCGGCACCTTCGCCAACATCCGCATCAAGAACGAGATGGTGCCCGGCATCGAGGGCGGGATGACCAAATATATCCCGACCGGCGAGGCGATGGCGATCTACGACGCGGCGATGCGCTACAAGGCGGACGGCACCCCGCTGGTCGTGGTGGCCGGCAAGGAATATGGCACCGGCTCGTCGCGCGACTGGGCGGCCAAGGGCACCAACCTGCTCGGCGTGCGCGCCGTGATCGCCGAGAGCTTCGAGCGCATCCACCGTTCGAACCTGGTCGGCATGGGCGTGCTGCCGCTGCAATTCCCGGAGGGCACCGATCGCGCCAGCCTGAAGCTGGACGGCACCGAACGCTTCACCATCGAAAATGTCGCGAGCCTGCGCCCACGCCAGACGGTGACGGTGAAACTGATCCGCGCCGACGGCAGCGAGGAAAGCTTCGACGCGCGCTGCCGGATCGATACCGTCAACGAGCTGGAATATTTCCTCAACGGCGGCATCCTGCAATATGTGCTGCGGAAGCTGGCGGCGTAA